A single genomic interval of Xiphophorus couchianus chromosome 2, X_couchianus-1.0, whole genome shotgun sequence harbors:
- the rab11fip3 gene encoding rab11 family-interacting protein 3 isoform X5: MILDMAVVPLSPTASSASSELQNEVTDSAYLGSESTYSECETFTDEDTAALVPPEMHEDVETDSGIEATLHDPDDGGSRFSLNSELHSHSLVTVISGEEEHFEDFGESNTSDLLLESSVDGSMGKGAATPPEQINGSAVISPSAPACLPDCFQSFLREEALDFFCSQCHRQISRLEDLSTRLNFLEMTSAGKRLSSKKVARHLLQNSSMTLDTMSDLTRDILELADNDITDKVLLLERRVAELEKESEASGEQHGRLRQENLQLVHRANALEEQLKEQELQADELLQQENRRHKEALCKLEREKGLELENAQARLQQLDDENSELRSCVPCLRANIERLEEEKRKLQDEVETQTDRLNEETESRRKMADKLSHERHQNQKEKESTQELIEDLRKQLEHLQLYKLEAEAKRGRTPGAGLQEYQTRTREAELEQEIKRLKQDNRTLKEQNDELNGQIINLSIQGAKNLMSASFSDSLAAEISSVSRAELMEVVHKQEEINYRLQDYIDKIIVAIMESNPSILEVK; encoded by the exons ATGATTCTGGACATGGCGGTCGTCCCTCTGAGCCCCACTGCTTCCAGTGCCTCCAGTGAACTG cagaatgagGTGACGGACAGCGCGTACCTGGGCTCAGAGAGCACCTACAGCGAGTGTGAGACGTTCACAGACGAGGACACGGCGGCGCTGGTTCCCCCAGAGATGCACGAGGACGTGGAGACGGACAGCGGCATCGAAGCCACGCTGCACGACCCCGACGATGGGGGAAGCAG gttCTCCCTGAACTCGGAGCTCCACAGCCACTCCCTGGTGACGGTCATCAGCGGAGAGGAGGAGCACTTCGAGGACTTTGGGGAGAGCAACACGTCGGACCTGCTGCTGGAGAGCAGCGTGGACGGCTCCATGGGGAAGGGCGCCGCCACGCCGCCCGAGCAGATCAACGGCTCCGCCGTCATTTCCCCCAG CGCCCCCGCCTGCCTCCCTGACTGCTTCCAGAGCTTCCTCAGGGAGGAGGCGCTGGACTTTTTCTGTAGCCAGTGTCACAGGCAGATCAGTCGCCTGGAGGATCTGTCCACACGCCTCAATTTCCTAGAGATGACTAG CGCCGGGAAGCGGCTTTCCAGCAAGAAGGTGGCGAG GCATCTGCTGCAGAACAGCTCCATGACTCTGGACACCATGAGCGACCTGACGCGGGACATCCTGGAGCTCGCCGACAACGACATCACAGACAAG GTGCTGCTCCTGGAGCGGCGCGTGGCGGAGCTGGAGAAGGAGTCGGAGGCGTCGGGCGAGCAGCACGGCCGGCTGCGGCAGGAGAACCTGCAGCTGGTGCACCGGGCCAACGcgctggaggagcagctgaaggagcaggagctgcaggccgacgagctgctgcagcaggagaacCGCCGCCACAAGGAGGCGCTGTGCAAGctggagagggagaaggggctGGAGCTGGAGAACGCCCAGGCCCG gctgcagcagctggacgaTGAGAACAGCGAGCTGCGGTCCTGCGTTCCCTGTCTCAGAGCGAACATCGAGCGACTAGAGGAG GAGAAGCGGAAGCTTCAAGACGAGGTGGAAACTCAGACCGACAGGCTGAACGAGGAGACGGAGTCCCGCAGGAAGATGGCCGACAAGCTGAGTCACGAGcgccatcagaaccagaaggagaaggagagcaCCCAGGAG CTGATCGAAGACCTGCGGAAGCAGCTGGAACATCTTCAGCTCTACAAGCTGGAGGCCGAGGCCAAGCGAGGCCGAACCCCTGGCGCCGGGCTGCAGGAGTACCAGACCCGGACCCGGGAGGCcgagctggagcaggagatcaaaCGACTCAAACAG GACAACCGAACTCTGAAAGAGCAGAACGACGAGTTGAACGGACAGATCATCAACCTGAGCATCCAGGGAGCCAAGAACCTGATGTCGGCCTCCTTCTCCGACTCCCTGGCAGCCGAGATCAGCTCCGTGTCTCGGGCTGAA CTAATGGAGGTCGTTCACAAACAGGAGGAGATCAACTACCGACTCCAGGATTACATCGATAAGATCATCGTGGCCATCATGGAGTCCAACCCCTCCATCCTGGAGGTCAAATAG